Proteins found in one Oryza glaberrima chromosome 4, OglaRS2, whole genome shotgun sequence genomic segment:
- the LOC127771308 gene encoding putative disease resistance protein At3g14460 isoform X1, with translation MEEVEVGLLEGGIGWLAETILENLDADKLDDWIRQVGLADDTKKLRSEIEMVEAVVAAAKGRAIRNKPLFRSLGRVRELLYDADDAVDELDYFRLQQQVQGGSWQSATETLDEHGALQPERPSSNAAIASGSGGNKRSKAWGHFDITEEENGKPLKARCIHCHTVVRCTSDKGTSVLHNHLKSDSCKKKRQATDQQPNPSSIAEATANGISVELGGSGSRKRMRITDESTQNSVAGELSWNKAECSIRIKQIIRELQDARGAVSGILKLQGPDLVGNSNHHTSTTTILCRRTSSLSPCKIYGRDTEKNTIMEIITVDSYDGVTVVPIVGIGGAGKTALAQLVYNDPIVGRQFQHNIWVCVSQDFNEMRLTREMLDFICKEKYEGLCSFANVQETLMTNIKSKRFLLILDDVWDNVNIFQWNKLLVPLKSNSAKGNVILVTTRSMSVANMIGTVNAIKLGALEKEYFWQLFRACAFGDEKYEAHKCLSTIAQQISDKLKGNPLAAETAGELLCRNRNVDRWNNVLKNEDWKSLQLSGGIMSSLKLSYDQLHSHLQRCFLYCSIFPINYRFVGAELVRIWTSQGFIKCSHSNKMLEEIGQGYLSDLVNLGFFELVEREESTLGDQTSYAMCGLMHDFARIISRTGEYTVIDGLHCNKIVPTVRHLTIVIDSEYHTDPCNEKFEKIINNAAVSLRNLRTLVLIVKSAFSFSQSFKDIVLKAQKLRLLQVCSEQTYNYMDMLLRNLYNNFDPLLCNLVNLTHIRYMKIDSKTLPQSLSKFYHLQVLDSGSNLTMPNDMENLVSLQHLVAPEQIYMSIASISGMTALQELHSFNVHVASSSEITLLQSMNQLVQFGVSQLENITSGAEACGARLRDKQNLETLRLFWSDYLPQDKCENARDVLEGLEPRKNLKDLQISGYNGATSPSWLATSLTSLQTLHLERCAQWQILPSLERFPFLRKVELRSMQNVVQISIPSLDELMLIDMPKLERCSCSSIRDLNYSLRVLNIKHCPVLKVFPLFDNCQHFEIEQISWLPHLSKLTIHACPDLHVHNPLPPSTIVSKLSISGVSTLPSMKGSSNGTLTIGLPDVDDDDDFDDIFCEDINQLITLDDKVMSFHNLRFLTRLIISGCQNLTSISFKGVRQLVCLKSLKLGNCPELLSSDVPQELTCEYMSGSNQSALPSLERLHIEYCGTTGKWLSLMLQHAQALQELSLNGCKQITGLSIGEEENSQPNLISATGAASLGYPGRDKLLRLPLNLLSSLKRVSIGWCNDLTFYSSKEDFAGFTSLEEIVILACPKLLSSLTHNDGSDEQSNGRWFLPLSLGELQVGNIDSLKTFQPCFPGNLTSLKKLEVRSNRSLTSLQLHFCTALQELIIENCKSLNSLEGLQSLGNLRLLRADRCLSDYGEYGRCILPQSLEGLYIREYSQEILQPCFQTNLTCLKRLEVSGTGNLKSLELQSCTALEHLKIEGCSSLATLEGLRFLHTLRHLKVHRCPRLPPYFESLSGQGYELCPRLERLEINYPSILTTSFCKNLTSLQYLELCSHGLEMERLTDEEERALQLLTSLQELRFNCCYNLVDLPTGLHNLPSLKRLEIWNCGSIARLLEKGLPPSLEELAIVDCSNELAQQCRLLASKRKVKINQRYVN, from the exons ATGGAGGAGGTGGAAGTCGGTTTGCTGGAGGGTGGGATCGGGTGGCTGGCGGAGACCATCCTGGAGAACCTGGACGCCGACAAGCTGGATGACTGGATTCGCCAGGTTGGGCTCGCCGATGACACGAAGAAGCTCAGGTCTGAGATCGAgatggtggaggcggtggtcgCTGCTGCGAAGGGGAGGGCGATCAGGAACAAGCCTCTGTTCCGATCGCTCGGTCGTGTCAGGGAGTTGCtctacgacgccgacgacgcggtcGACGAGCTCGACTACTTCAGGCTCCAGCAGCAGGTCCAAGGAG gCTCATGGCAAAGCGCCACTGAAACCTTGGACGAACATGGAGCTCTGCAACCAGAGAGACCGAGTAGCAACGCCGCTATTGCGAGTGGCAGCGGTGGCAACAAACGGTCCAAGGCTTGGGGGCACTTCGACATCACCGAAGAGGAGAATGGGAAGCCACTGAAGGCAAGATGTATTCACTGTCACACGGTGGTCAGGTGTACTTCTGACAAAGGGACATCGGTTTTGCACAACCATCTCAAGAGTGACAGTTGCAAAAAGAAGCGTCAAGCAACCGACCAGCAGCCAAACCCGTCAAG TATTGCCGAAGCTACAGCAAATGGCATATCTGTTGAACTCGGTGGATCAGGCAGTAGAAAAAGGATGAGGATTACTGATGAGTCAACACAAAACAGTGTAGCTGGTGAACTCTCTTGGAACAAAGCTGAATGTTCCATTAGGATAAAGCAAATTATACGTGAGTTACAAGATGCACGAGGGGCTGTTAGTGGGATACTTAAGCTACAAGGACCGGACCTTGTTGGAAACTCAAATCATCATACAAGTACAACCACAATTCTGTGCCGAAGAACGTCAAGTCTTAGTCCATGCAAAATATATGGGAGAGACACAGAGAAGAATACCATCATGGAGATTATTACGGTCGACAGTTACGATGGGGTAACTGTAGTGCCTATTGTTGGCATTGGAGGAGCTGGGAAGACAGCTCTCGCTCAACTTGTATACAATGATCCGATTGTGGGACGTCAGTTTCAGCACAATATATGGGTTTGTGTATCTCAGGACTTCAACGAAATGCGACTCACCAGAGAGATGCTAGATTTTATCTGTAAAGAAAAGTATGAAGGATTGTGCAGTTTTGCTAATGTTCAGGAGACCTTGATGACTAATATCAAATCAAAGAGGTTTCTACTTATTTTAGATGATGTATGGGACAATGTGAATATCTTCCAATGGAACAAACTATTGGTTCCCTTGAAGTCTAACAGTGCAAAGGGCAATGTGATTCTTGTCACAACTAGAAGTATGTCTGTTGCAAACATGATAGGTACGGTTAATGCGATTAAGTTAGGTGCTTTGGAAAAAGAGTATTTCTGGCAATTGTTTAGAGCATGTGCATTTGGTGATGAGAAATACGAAGCACATAAATGCCTAAGCACCATAGCTCAGCAAATATCAGATAAATTGAAGGGCAATCCGTTGGCAGCAGAAACTGCAGGGGAACTATTATGCAGGAACCGTAATGTTGATCGTTGGAATAACGTTCTGAAGAATGAGGATTGGAAATCTCTGCAACTGAGTGGAGGCATCATGTCTAGTTTGAAGCTTAGCTATGATCAGCTGCACTCGCATTTACAGCGATGTTTCTTGTACTGTTCTATATTCCCCATTAATTACCGTTTTGTTGGTGCGGAGTTGGTCCGTATTTGGACTTCACAAGGATTTATAAAATGCAGCCATTCAAATAAGATGTTGGAGGAGATAGGGCAGGGCTATTTGTCTGATTTGGTTAATTTGGGCTTCTTTGAGCTAGTTGAAAGAGAAGAGTCCACTCTAGGTGATCAGACAAGCTATGCTATGTGTGGCCTTATGCATGATTTTGCAAGGATAATATCCAGAACCGGTGAGTACACAGTTATAGATGGTCTACATTGCAATAAAATAGTCCCTACTGTTCGCCATTTGACAATAGTAATTGATTCCGAATACCATACAGATCCTTGTAAtgagaagtttgaaaaaataattaacaatgCAGCTGTGTCATTGAGAAATTTGAGGACGTTGGTGCTAATCGTGAAGAGTGCCTTTTCCTTCTCTCAATCCTTCAAAGATATAGTCCTGAAAGCTCAAAAGCTGCGCCTACTGCAAGTATGTTCTGAGCAAACATATAATTATATGGACATGTTACTTCGCAATCTGTATAATAATTTTGACCCATTGCTTTGCAATCTGGTAAATCTTACCCATATTCGATATATGAAGATCGACAGCAAAACTTTGCCTCAATCTCTAAGCAAGTTTTACCATCTTCAAGTATTAGATTCTGGCTCAAATCTTACTATGCCTAACGATATGGAAAATCTTGTTAGCCTACAGCATCTTGTAGCACCAGAGCAAATCTACATGTCCATTGCTAGCATCAGCGGAATGACTGCTCTTCAGGAATTACATAGTTTTAATGTTCATGTTGCTAGCAGTTCTGAAATAACTCTACTTCAATCCATGAACCAGCTTGTACAGTTCGGTGTGTCTCAACTTGAGAACATTACAAGTGGAGCTGAGGCATGTGGAGCAAGACTGAGAGACAAACAAAACTTAGAAACTTTGCGGCTTTTTTGGAGTGATTACTTACCACAGGATAAATGTGAGAATGCAAGAGATGTGCTTGAGGGTCTTGAACCACGTAAGAACCTTAAGGATCTACAGATATCTGGGTACAATGGTGCTACCTCTCCATCATGGCTTGCCACTTCACTTACCTCTTTGCAGACACTTCATCTAGAACGTTGTGCACAATGGCAAATTCTTCCATCACTGGAGCGTTTTCCATTTCTTAGAAAGGTGGAGTTGAGGAGTATGCAGAATGTAGTACAAATATCAATTCCTTCGCTGGATGAGCTGATGTTAATTGACATGCCAAAGTTGGAGAGATGCTCCTGCAGTTCCATCAGGGACCTGAACTACAGTTTAAGAGTTCTGAACATTAAACATTGCCCAGTGCTGAAGGTCTTTCCGTTGTTTGATAACTGCCAACATTTTGAAATTGAGCAGATATCATGGTTGCCTCATCTTAGCAAGCTTACCATCCATGCTTGTCCTGATCTGCATGTGCACAACCCTCTTCCGCCTTCAACTATTGTTTCGAAATTATCAATCTCCGGAGTTTCAACACTTCCATCAATGAAGGGGTCATCCAATGGAACTTTAACGATTGGACTTCCTGacgttgatgatgatgatgattttgatGATATTTTTTGTGAGGATATTAATCAACTGATTACATTGGATGACAAAGTAATGTCATTCCATAATCTGAGGTTCCTAACTAGATTGATAATATCAGGTTGCCAAAATCTTACGTCTATTTCATTCAAAGGTGTAAGGCAACTCGTTTGTTTGAAGAGTTTGAAATTAGGCAATTGCCCTGAACTTCTATCTTCAGATGTTCCACAAGAGCTTACCTGTGAATATATGTCAGGATCAAATCAGAGTGCCCTCCCATCTCTCGAACGTCTCCATATTGAGTATTGTGGAACAACAGGGAAGTGGTTGTCTCTGATGTTGCAACATGCGCAGGCCCTCCAAGAACTGAGCTTAAATGGCTGCAAGCAAATAACAGGGCTATCAATAGGAGAGGAAGAAAACAGTCAACCGAATCTTATATCAGCTACGGGGGCTGCGTCATTAGGATATCCAGGTCGAGATAAACTTCTGCGCCTTCCGTTaaatctcctctcctctctaaaAAGGGTATCTATTGGATGGTGCAATGATTTAACATTCTACAGCAGCAAGGAAGATTTCGCTGGATTTACCTCCCTTGAGGAGATAGTGATTTTGGCATGCCCCAAGCTACTCTCATCCTTGACGCATAATGATGGAAGTGATGAGCAATCAAACGGAAGATGGTTCCTCCCGCTATCGCTTGGGGAACTTCAGGTTGGAAATATTGATTCCCTAAAAACGTTTCAACCCTGCTTTCCAGGGAACCTCACCAGCCTGAAAAAACTAGAAGTACGGAGCAACCGAAGTTTGACATCTCTGCAGCTCCATTTCTGCACAGCGCTCCAAGAGTTGATAATTGAAAACTGCAAGTCACTTAATTCGTTGGAAGGCTTGCAATCGCTCGGCAACCTCAGGTTGTTGCGGGCAGACAGATGCCTCAGTGATTATGGAGAATATGGAAGGTGTATCCTTCCGCAATCACTTGAGGGACTTTACATCAGAGAGTATTCTCAAGAAATTCTACAGCCCTGCTTCCAGACGAATCTCACTTGCTTAAAAAGATTAGAGGTATCAGGCACTGGAAATTTGAAATCTCTGGAGTTGCAATCATGCACTGCACTCGAACATTTGAAGATTGAAGGTTGTTCATCACTTGCCACATTAGAGGGCTTGCGATTCCTCCACACCCTCAGGCATTTGAAAGTACACAGATGTCCCAGATTGCCTCcatattttgagagtttgtcAGGACAGGGCTATGAGCTATGCCCACGACTGGAAAGGCTCGAGATCAATTATCCCTCAATCCTTACCACGTCGTTTTGCAAGAACCTCACCTCTCTCCAATACCTAGAGCTTTGCAGTCACGGATTGGAAATGGAAAGACTAACGGACGAGGAAGAGAGAGCGCTTCAACTCCTCACTTCCCTGCAAGAGCTCCGATTTAACTGTTGCTACAATCTCGTAGATCTTCCCACAGGGCTCCACAACCTTCCCTCCCTCAAGAGGTTGGAGATCTGGAATTGCGGGAGCATCGCGAGGCTGCTGGAAAAGGGTCTCCCACCTTCGTTGGAAGAACTGGCTATCGTAGATTGCAGTAACGAGCTAGCTCAGCAGTGCAGATTGCTAGCAAGCAAGCGGAAGGTCAAAATTAATCAGAGATATGTGAATTGA
- the LOC127771308 gene encoding putative disease resistance protein RGA3 isoform X2, whose amino-acid sequence MEEVEVGLLEGGIGWLAETILENLDADKLDDWIRQVGLADDTKKLRSEIEMVEAVVAAAKGRAIRNKPLFRSLGRVRELLYDADDAVDELDYFRLQQQVQGGSWQSATETLDEHGALQPERPSSNAAIASGSGGNKRSKAWGHFDITEEENGKPLKARCIHCHTVVRCTSDKGTSVLHNHLKSDSCKKKRQATDQQPNPSSIAEATANGISVELGGSGSRKRMRITDESTQNSVAGELSWNKAECSIRIKQIIRELQDARGAVSGILKLQGPDLVGNSNHHTSTTTILCRRTSSLSPCKIYGRDTEKNTIMEIITVDSYDGVTVVPIVGIGGAGKTALAQLVYNDPIVGRQFQHNIWVCVSQDFNEMRLTREMLDFICKEKYEGLCSFANVQETLMTNIKSKRFLLILDDVWDNVNIFQWNKLLVPLKSNSAKGNVILVTTRSMSVANMIGTVNAIKLGALEKEYFWQLFRACAFGDEKYEAHKCLSTIAQQISDKLKGNPLAAETAGELLCRNRNVDRWNNVLKNEDWKSLQLSGGIMSSLKLSYDQLHSHLQRCFLYCSIFPINYRFVGAELVRIWTSQGFIKCSHSNKMLEEIGQGYLSDLVNLGFFELVEREESTLGDQTSYAMCGLMHDFARIISRTDPCNEKFEKIINNAAVSLRNLRTLVLIVKSAFSFSQSFKDIVLKAQKLRLLQVCSEQTYNYMDMLLRNLYNNFDPLLCNLVNLTHIRYMKIDSKTLPQSLSKFYHLQVLDSGSNLTMPNDMENLVSLQHLVAPEQIYMSIASISGMTALQELHSFNVHVASSSEITLLQSMNQLVQFGVSQLENITSGAEACGARLRDKQNLETLRLFWSDYLPQDKCENARDVLEGLEPRKNLKDLQISGYNGATSPSWLATSLTSLQTLHLERCAQWQILPSLERFPFLRKVELRSMQNVVQISIPSLDELMLIDMPKLERCSCSSIRDLNYSLRVLNIKHCPVLKVFPLFDNCQHFEIEQISWLPHLSKLTIHACPDLHVHNPLPPSTIVSKLSISGVSTLPSMKGSSNGTLTIGLPDVDDDDDFDDIFCEDINQLITLDDKVMSFHNLRFLTRLIISGCQNLTSISFKGVRQLVCLKSLKLGNCPELLSSDVPQELTCEYMSGSNQSALPSLERLHIEYCGTTGKWLSLMLQHAQALQELSLNGCKQITGLSIGEEENSQPNLISATGAASLGYPGRDKLLRLPLNLLSSLKRVSIGWCNDLTFYSSKEDFAGFTSLEEIVILACPKLLSSLTHNDGSDEQSNGRWFLPLSLGELQVGNIDSLKTFQPCFPGNLTSLKKLEVRSNRSLTSLQLHFCTALQELIIENCKSLNSLEGLQSLGNLRLLRADRCLSDYGEYGRCILPQSLEGLYIREYSQEILQPCFQTNLTCLKRLEVSGTGNLKSLELQSCTALEHLKIEGCSSLATLEGLRFLHTLRHLKVHRCPRLPPYFESLSGQGYELCPRLERLEINYPSILTTSFCKNLTSLQYLELCSHGLEMERLTDEEERALQLLTSLQELRFNCCYNLVDLPTGLHNLPSLKRLEIWNCGSIARLLEKGLPPSLEELAIVDCSNELAQQCRLLASKRKVKINQRYVN is encoded by the exons ATGGAGGAGGTGGAAGTCGGTTTGCTGGAGGGTGGGATCGGGTGGCTGGCGGAGACCATCCTGGAGAACCTGGACGCCGACAAGCTGGATGACTGGATTCGCCAGGTTGGGCTCGCCGATGACACGAAGAAGCTCAGGTCTGAGATCGAgatggtggaggcggtggtcgCTGCTGCGAAGGGGAGGGCGATCAGGAACAAGCCTCTGTTCCGATCGCTCGGTCGTGTCAGGGAGTTGCtctacgacgccgacgacgcggtcGACGAGCTCGACTACTTCAGGCTCCAGCAGCAGGTCCAAGGAG gCTCATGGCAAAGCGCCACTGAAACCTTGGACGAACATGGAGCTCTGCAACCAGAGAGACCGAGTAGCAACGCCGCTATTGCGAGTGGCAGCGGTGGCAACAAACGGTCCAAGGCTTGGGGGCACTTCGACATCACCGAAGAGGAGAATGGGAAGCCACTGAAGGCAAGATGTATTCACTGTCACACGGTGGTCAGGTGTACTTCTGACAAAGGGACATCGGTTTTGCACAACCATCTCAAGAGTGACAGTTGCAAAAAGAAGCGTCAAGCAACCGACCAGCAGCCAAACCCGTCAAG TATTGCCGAAGCTACAGCAAATGGCATATCTGTTGAACTCGGTGGATCAGGCAGTAGAAAAAGGATGAGGATTACTGATGAGTCAACACAAAACAGTGTAGCTGGTGAACTCTCTTGGAACAAAGCTGAATGTTCCATTAGGATAAAGCAAATTATACGTGAGTTACAAGATGCACGAGGGGCTGTTAGTGGGATACTTAAGCTACAAGGACCGGACCTTGTTGGAAACTCAAATCATCATACAAGTACAACCACAATTCTGTGCCGAAGAACGTCAAGTCTTAGTCCATGCAAAATATATGGGAGAGACACAGAGAAGAATACCATCATGGAGATTATTACGGTCGACAGTTACGATGGGGTAACTGTAGTGCCTATTGTTGGCATTGGAGGAGCTGGGAAGACAGCTCTCGCTCAACTTGTATACAATGATCCGATTGTGGGACGTCAGTTTCAGCACAATATATGGGTTTGTGTATCTCAGGACTTCAACGAAATGCGACTCACCAGAGAGATGCTAGATTTTATCTGTAAAGAAAAGTATGAAGGATTGTGCAGTTTTGCTAATGTTCAGGAGACCTTGATGACTAATATCAAATCAAAGAGGTTTCTACTTATTTTAGATGATGTATGGGACAATGTGAATATCTTCCAATGGAACAAACTATTGGTTCCCTTGAAGTCTAACAGTGCAAAGGGCAATGTGATTCTTGTCACAACTAGAAGTATGTCTGTTGCAAACATGATAGGTACGGTTAATGCGATTAAGTTAGGTGCTTTGGAAAAAGAGTATTTCTGGCAATTGTTTAGAGCATGTGCATTTGGTGATGAGAAATACGAAGCACATAAATGCCTAAGCACCATAGCTCAGCAAATATCAGATAAATTGAAGGGCAATCCGTTGGCAGCAGAAACTGCAGGGGAACTATTATGCAGGAACCGTAATGTTGATCGTTGGAATAACGTTCTGAAGAATGAGGATTGGAAATCTCTGCAACTGAGTGGAGGCATCATGTCTAGTTTGAAGCTTAGCTATGATCAGCTGCACTCGCATTTACAGCGATGTTTCTTGTACTGTTCTATATTCCCCATTAATTACCGTTTTGTTGGTGCGGAGTTGGTCCGTATTTGGACTTCACAAGGATTTATAAAATGCAGCCATTCAAATAAGATGTTGGAGGAGATAGGGCAGGGCTATTTGTCTGATTTGGTTAATTTGGGCTTCTTTGAGCTAGTTGAAAGAGAAGAGTCCACTCTAGGTGATCAGACAAGCTATGCTATGTGTGGCCTTATGCATGATTTTGCAAGGATAATATCCAGAACCG ATCCTTGTAAtgagaagtttgaaaaaataattaacaatgCAGCTGTGTCATTGAGAAATTTGAGGACGTTGGTGCTAATCGTGAAGAGTGCCTTTTCCTTCTCTCAATCCTTCAAAGATATAGTCCTGAAAGCTCAAAAGCTGCGCCTACTGCAAGTATGTTCTGAGCAAACATATAATTATATGGACATGTTACTTCGCAATCTGTATAATAATTTTGACCCATTGCTTTGCAATCTGGTAAATCTTACCCATATTCGATATATGAAGATCGACAGCAAAACTTTGCCTCAATCTCTAAGCAAGTTTTACCATCTTCAAGTATTAGATTCTGGCTCAAATCTTACTATGCCTAACGATATGGAAAATCTTGTTAGCCTACAGCATCTTGTAGCACCAGAGCAAATCTACATGTCCATTGCTAGCATCAGCGGAATGACTGCTCTTCAGGAATTACATAGTTTTAATGTTCATGTTGCTAGCAGTTCTGAAATAACTCTACTTCAATCCATGAACCAGCTTGTACAGTTCGGTGTGTCTCAACTTGAGAACATTACAAGTGGAGCTGAGGCATGTGGAGCAAGACTGAGAGACAAACAAAACTTAGAAACTTTGCGGCTTTTTTGGAGTGATTACTTACCACAGGATAAATGTGAGAATGCAAGAGATGTGCTTGAGGGTCTTGAACCACGTAAGAACCTTAAGGATCTACAGATATCTGGGTACAATGGTGCTACCTCTCCATCATGGCTTGCCACTTCACTTACCTCTTTGCAGACACTTCATCTAGAACGTTGTGCACAATGGCAAATTCTTCCATCACTGGAGCGTTTTCCATTTCTTAGAAAGGTGGAGTTGAGGAGTATGCAGAATGTAGTACAAATATCAATTCCTTCGCTGGATGAGCTGATGTTAATTGACATGCCAAAGTTGGAGAGATGCTCCTGCAGTTCCATCAGGGACCTGAACTACAGTTTAAGAGTTCTGAACATTAAACATTGCCCAGTGCTGAAGGTCTTTCCGTTGTTTGATAACTGCCAACATTTTGAAATTGAGCAGATATCATGGTTGCCTCATCTTAGCAAGCTTACCATCCATGCTTGTCCTGATCTGCATGTGCACAACCCTCTTCCGCCTTCAACTATTGTTTCGAAATTATCAATCTCCGGAGTTTCAACACTTCCATCAATGAAGGGGTCATCCAATGGAACTTTAACGATTGGACTTCCTGacgttgatgatgatgatgattttgatGATATTTTTTGTGAGGATATTAATCAACTGATTACATTGGATGACAAAGTAATGTCATTCCATAATCTGAGGTTCCTAACTAGATTGATAATATCAGGTTGCCAAAATCTTACGTCTATTTCATTCAAAGGTGTAAGGCAACTCGTTTGTTTGAAGAGTTTGAAATTAGGCAATTGCCCTGAACTTCTATCTTCAGATGTTCCACAAGAGCTTACCTGTGAATATATGTCAGGATCAAATCAGAGTGCCCTCCCATCTCTCGAACGTCTCCATATTGAGTATTGTGGAACAACAGGGAAGTGGTTGTCTCTGATGTTGCAACATGCGCAGGCCCTCCAAGAACTGAGCTTAAATGGCTGCAAGCAAATAACAGGGCTATCAATAGGAGAGGAAGAAAACAGTCAACCGAATCTTATATCAGCTACGGGGGCTGCGTCATTAGGATATCCAGGTCGAGATAAACTTCTGCGCCTTCCGTTaaatctcctctcctctctaaaAAGGGTATCTATTGGATGGTGCAATGATTTAACATTCTACAGCAGCAAGGAAGATTTCGCTGGATTTACCTCCCTTGAGGAGATAGTGATTTTGGCATGCCCCAAGCTACTCTCATCCTTGACGCATAATGATGGAAGTGATGAGCAATCAAACGGAAGATGGTTCCTCCCGCTATCGCTTGGGGAACTTCAGGTTGGAAATATTGATTCCCTAAAAACGTTTCAACCCTGCTTTCCAGGGAACCTCACCAGCCTGAAAAAACTAGAAGTACGGAGCAACCGAAGTTTGACATCTCTGCAGCTCCATTTCTGCACAGCGCTCCAAGAGTTGATAATTGAAAACTGCAAGTCACTTAATTCGTTGGAAGGCTTGCAATCGCTCGGCAACCTCAGGTTGTTGCGGGCAGACAGATGCCTCAGTGATTATGGAGAATATGGAAGGTGTATCCTTCCGCAATCACTTGAGGGACTTTACATCAGAGAGTATTCTCAAGAAATTCTACAGCCCTGCTTCCAGACGAATCTCACTTGCTTAAAAAGATTAGAGGTATCAGGCACTGGAAATTTGAAATCTCTGGAGTTGCAATCATGCACTGCACTCGAACATTTGAAGATTGAAGGTTGTTCATCACTTGCCACATTAGAGGGCTTGCGATTCCTCCACACCCTCAGGCATTTGAAAGTACACAGATGTCCCAGATTGCCTCcatattttgagagtttgtcAGGACAGGGCTATGAGCTATGCCCACGACTGGAAAGGCTCGAGATCAATTATCCCTCAATCCTTACCACGTCGTTTTGCAAGAACCTCACCTCTCTCCAATACCTAGAGCTTTGCAGTCACGGATTGGAAATGGAAAGACTAACGGACGAGGAAGAGAGAGCGCTTCAACTCCTCACTTCCCTGCAAGAGCTCCGATTTAACTGTTGCTACAATCTCGTAGATCTTCCCACAGGGCTCCACAACCTTCCCTCCCTCAAGAGGTTGGAGATCTGGAATTGCGGGAGCATCGCGAGGCTGCTGGAAAAGGGTCTCCCACCTTCGTTGGAAGAACTGGCTATCGTAGATTGCAGTAACGAGCTAGCTCAGCAGTGCAGATTGCTAGCAAGCAAGCGGAAGGTCAAAATTAATCAGAGATATGTGAATTGA